One genomic region from Haloterrigena gelatinilytica encodes:
- a CDS encoding succinate dehydrogenase/fumarate reductase iron-sulfur subunit, which translates to MSTQQQQPEEPQSQEAPEDPEMRGAESPVDEKEKQGGDIDQQTTPEDELEGETVHIKVFRYDPEVEGKQEPRFDDFHVPFEKGMTVLDAVMYARDTYDSSLTFRHSCRQAVCGSDAFFVNGKQRLGCKTQIADLEQPIRIEPLPHQEVVKDLVVDMDHFYDQMHTVEPYFQDEDTPDPADLEEQRQSPENREKIKMSSRCIWCGACMSSCNIAAGDNDYLGPAAINKAYKFAMDDREGEEIKEHRLRILEQEHGVWRCQTQFSCTEVCPKDIPLTEHIQELKREAVKKNLKFW; encoded by the coding sequence ATGAGTACACAACAACAACAACCGGAGGAACCGCAGAGCCAAGAGGCACCGGAAGACCCCGAAATGCGAGGGGCCGAGTCGCCCGTCGACGAGAAGGAAAAGCAGGGCGGCGACATCGACCAGCAGACGACGCCGGAGGACGAACTCGAGGGCGAGACGGTACACATCAAGGTGTTCCGCTACGACCCCGAGGTCGAGGGCAAACAGGAACCGCGGTTCGACGACTTCCACGTCCCCTTCGAGAAGGGGATGACCGTCCTCGACGCGGTCATGTACGCGCGGGACACCTACGACTCGTCGCTGACCTTCCGACACTCCTGTCGGCAGGCCGTCTGCGGCTCCGACGCCTTCTTCGTCAACGGCAAGCAGCGACTGGGTTGTAAGACCCAGATCGCGGATCTGGAACAGCCGATCCGCATCGAGCCGCTGCCCCACCAGGAGGTCGTCAAGGACCTGGTCGTCGACATGGACCACTTCTACGACCAGATGCACACCGTCGAGCCGTACTTCCAGGACGAGGACACGCCGGATCCGGCCGACCTAGAGGAGCAGCGCCAGAGCCCCGAGAACCGCGAGAAGATCAAGATGTCCTCGCGGTGTATCTGGTGTGGCGCCTGTATGTCCAGCTGTAACATCGCGGCCGGCGACAACGACTACCTCGGCCCGGCGGCGATCAACAAGGCCTACAAGTTCGCGATGGACGACCGCGAGGGCGAGGAGATCAAGGAGCACCGACTCCGCATTCTCGAGCAGGAACACGGCGTCTGGCGGTGCCAGACCCAGTTCTCCTGTACCGAGGTGTGTCCGAAGGATATTCCGCTCACCGAGCACATTCAGGAGCTCAAGCGGGAAGCAGTCAAGAAGAACCTGAAGTTCTGGTAA
- a CDS encoding succinate dehydrogenase hydrophobic membrane anchor subunit, with the protein MAERYSSFAPGGTAWLLQRITAAFLVVVLAFHFFLLHFVNHAAEIEFAGTQARMENVGYFLTMVLFLIAGTFHGVNGVYNALINQGLDGTQKKVVLAVLVIASLALIAQGTYVATTMAGWT; encoded by the coding sequence ATGGCGGAACGATACTCCTCTTTCGCGCCGGGCGGCACCGCGTGGCTGCTCCAGCGAATCACGGCGGCATTTCTCGTCGTGGTACTCGCCTTCCACTTCTTCCTCCTGCACTTCGTCAACCACGCCGCGGAGATCGAGTTCGCCGGGACCCAGGCCCGCATGGAGAACGTCGGCTACTTCCTGACCATGGTGTTGTTCCTGATCGCGGGCACCTTCCACGGCGTCAACGGCGTCTACAACGCACTGATCAACCAGGGCCTCGACGGAACGCAGAAGAAAGTCGTGCTTGCAGTGCTTGTTATCGCGAGCCTTGCACTCATCGCGCAGGGAACCTACGTTGCAACCACTATGGCCGGGTGGACCTAA
- the sdhC gene encoding succinate dehydrogenase, cytochrome b556 subunit, translating into MSQSYNRGLIEDFGRWKEFSAGMWAWIFHKFTGWMLIGYLFTHIAVLSSSLTGPEAYTNTIGGLESLFIVRVLEVGLLAVAVFHILNGLRLLMVDLGVGLEAQDKSFYASLVLTAIITVASVPTFLDGVTL; encoded by the coding sequence ATGAGTCAGTCTTACAATCGCGGTCTCATCGAGGACTTCGGTCGCTGGAAGGAGTTCTCGGCGGGCATGTGGGCGTGGATCTTCCACAAGTTCACCGGGTGGATGCTGATCGGCTACCTGTTTACCCACATCGCCGTGTTGAGTAGTTCGCTAACCGGCCCGGAGGCGTATACGAACACGATCGGCGGACTCGAGTCACTGTTTATCGTTCGAGTGCTCGAGGTCGGACTGCTCGCCGTCGCAGTCTTTCACATCCTGAACGGGCTTCGCCTGCTGATGGTCGACCTCGGCGTCGGTCTGGAGGCCCAGGACAAGAGTTTCTACGCCTCGCTGGTGTTGACGGCGATCATCACCGTCGCGAGCGTGCCGACCTTCCTCGACGGGGTGACCCTCTAA
- a CDS encoding succinylglutamate desuccinylase/aspartoacylase family protein, whose protein sequence is MSDVTDEPPDDGPSDRTAEPFTYNGGRVDPGESANIRYGISETYLGDPVRIPVTVVNGERPGPTVFLSAAAHGDELNGIEVVREVAHDWDHSELHGTLICLPVMNVPGFLAQERYLPIYDRDLNRSFPGREGSTSARRMAYQIFTNFIEPCDLGIDFHTSTRGRTNMLHVRANMEEPTVDRLAKAFSSNVIIAGEGPSGTLRREATLAGIPTITVEMGEAHRFQRRLIDRALTGVASVLAEFGCHPDSSVHWPGWRTVIDDDNEKTWIRADAGGIVDMKRGRGEFVREGEVICTITNPFKEEDDIVTVEAPFTGLIVGVLENPVVYPGNPLCHLVGLSPDTRTALERERTTASSRSELRPAGPDDA, encoded by the coding sequence ATGAGCGACGTTACGGACGAACCGCCCGACGACGGTCCGTCCGACCGCACGGCCGAGCCGTTCACGTACAACGGCGGCCGGGTCGATCCCGGCGAGTCGGCCAACATCCGGTACGGAATCAGCGAGACGTATCTCGGCGATCCCGTCAGGATCCCGGTCACGGTCGTCAACGGCGAACGCCCCGGGCCGACGGTGTTTCTCTCCGCGGCCGCCCACGGGGACGAACTCAACGGCATCGAGGTGGTCCGCGAGGTGGCCCACGACTGGGACCACTCGGAACTCCACGGGACGCTCATCTGTCTGCCCGTGATGAACGTCCCCGGTTTTCTCGCTCAGGAGCGGTACCTCCCGATCTACGACCGGGACCTGAACCGGTCGTTTCCCGGTCGCGAGGGCTCGACGAGCGCCCGGCGGATGGCCTACCAGATTTTCACGAACTTCATCGAGCCCTGCGACCTCGGCATCGACTTTCACACGTCGACGCGGGGGCGGACGAACATGCTCCACGTGCGGGCCAACATGGAGGAGCCGACGGTCGACCGACTCGCGAAGGCGTTCAGTTCGAACGTCATCATCGCCGGCGAGGGTCCCTCGGGGACGCTGCGCCGCGAAGCGACCCTGGCCGGCATCCCGACGATCACCGTCGAGATGGGCGAAGCCCACCGGTTCCAGCGCCGGCTGATCGACCGCGCGCTGACCGGCGTCGCGAGCGTCCTCGCCGAGTTCGGCTGCCACCCCGACTCGTCGGTCCACTGGCCCGGCTGGCGGACCGTCATCGACGACGACAACGAGAAGACCTGGATCCGCGCCGACGCCGGCGGCATCGTCGACATGAAACGCGGCCGCGGCGAGTTCGTCCGCGAGGGCGAGGTGATCTGTACGATCACCAACCCGTTCAAGGAGGAAGACGACATCGTCACCGTCGAGGCGCCGTTCACGGGGCTAATCGTCGGCGTTCTCGAGAACCCCGTGGTCTACCCCGGCAACCCGCTGTGTCACTTGGTCGGGCTGTCGCCGGACACGCGGACGGCCTTAGAGCGCGAGCGGACCACGGCGAGCTCGCGGTCGGAACTCCGCCCGGCCGGTCCGGACGACGCGTAA
- a CDS encoding GNAT family N-acetyltransferase: MEIREATADDIDAIRSIAQRSLESTYTEFLDEDTVADAIEQWYGDSFDDALEDDHSLILVVEDDGDVVGFSQNDLIGQRYDTGRILWLHIDPDHRGGGTGVRLLVRTRERLLDEGADHVQGLVLEDNEGGNEFYADNGFERAGQREVEIGDETFTENVYAEDEIGEEGWGAVDELETDGETIYVSYGEAARGAKAPFYSAYKSEGRQDLYGWFCGNCDSLENTMDTMGRIECNNCGNRRKATRWDASYL, encoded by the coding sequence ATGGAGATTCGCGAAGCGACAGCCGACGATATCGACGCGATCCGATCGATCGCCCAGCGCTCGCTCGAGTCGACCTACACCGAGTTCCTCGACGAGGACACCGTCGCCGACGCGATCGAGCAGTGGTACGGCGACTCTTTCGACGACGCGCTCGAGGACGATCACTCGCTGATCCTCGTCGTCGAAGACGACGGCGACGTCGTCGGCTTCTCGCAGAACGACCTGATCGGCCAGCGCTACGACACCGGACGGATCCTCTGGCTTCACATCGATCCCGATCACCGCGGCGGCGGCACGGGCGTTCGGCTGCTCGTCCGCACCCGCGAGCGGTTGCTCGACGAAGGCGCCGACCACGTCCAGGGGCTCGTCCTCGAGGACAACGAGGGCGGCAACGAGTTCTACGCCGACAACGGCTTCGAACGGGCCGGCCAGCGGGAGGTCGAGATCGGCGACGAGACGTTCACGGAGAACGTCTACGCCGAAGACGAGATCGGTGAGGAGGGGTGGGGCGCCGTCGACGAACTCGAGACCGACGGCGAGACTATCTACGTGAGCTACGGGGAAGCCGCTCGCGGCGCCAAGGCGCCGTTCTACAGCGCCTACAAGAGCGAGGGTCGACAGGACCTGTACGGCTGGTTCTGTGGTAACTGCGACTCGCTCGAGAACACCATGGACACGATGGGCCGGATCGAGTGTAACAACTGCGGGAATCGCCGAAAGGCGACCCGCTGGGACGCGTCGTACCTCTAG
- a CDS encoding flippase codes for MSREDHIVRGFKATLLARAIYMLSSALLMFVLARYLLDPDGYGTLYWVIGILAMVRLVADLGIGKSAARYLSEYREDDPSQIPHLLRSTITFKIVVMALVGYLLLVFHEQLAAALGRPDAAPFLAAGVLYVAVFSFSTFTEVAFQGFNHLPYSAAVRAISGFSRLVFAVGFALMGLGALGAFFGYVVGYALSAAVGLAVLYYAFYARYDAAETHEEGLTRRMIEYSVPLTATRSANVIDKQVDTVLVGVILTPTAVAFYTLGKQITDFVLAPAESLGFTISPNFGEQKASDQLEQARQIYETALTNTMMVYIPAAAGLVIVADPFIPMVIGAEYAGAVPVLQVLAAFIILQAITNLTSDSLDYLGRARHRAMAKGGTAVANFLLNLVLIPTIGVVGAAIATVATHSVYVAVNLYIVHLELDLRLKRLARSIGVICVITGIMAGAVLLVTPLVSSLAMLAGAIALGAITWAVLVVASGLVDPNEVRAAIT; via the coding sequence ATGAGTCGAGAGGACCACATCGTCCGCGGGTTCAAGGCAACGCTGCTCGCTCGAGCGATCTACATGCTCTCGAGCGCGCTGTTGATGTTCGTACTGGCGCGCTATCTCCTCGATCCCGACGGCTACGGGACGTTGTACTGGGTGATCGGGATACTGGCGATGGTCCGGCTGGTCGCGGATCTCGGGATCGGCAAATCCGCTGCGCGATACCTCTCGGAGTACCGTGAGGACGATCCGAGCCAGATTCCGCACCTGCTCAGATCGACGATCACGTTCAAGATCGTCGTCATGGCGCTGGTCGGCTACCTCCTCTTGGTGTTCCACGAGCAGCTCGCGGCCGCGCTGGGTCGGCCGGACGCCGCGCCGTTTCTCGCGGCCGGCGTGCTCTACGTCGCCGTCTTCTCCTTTAGCACGTTCACGGAGGTCGCCTTCCAGGGGTTCAACCACCTCCCGTACAGCGCCGCCGTCAGGGCGATCAGCGGCTTCTCTCGACTGGTCTTCGCCGTCGGCTTCGCGCTCATGGGACTGGGGGCGCTGGGCGCGTTCTTCGGCTACGTCGTCGGCTACGCGCTGTCGGCCGCGGTCGGGCTCGCGGTCCTTTACTACGCCTTCTACGCGCGGTACGACGCCGCGGAGACCCACGAAGAGGGGCTGACGCGACGGATGATCGAGTACAGCGTGCCGCTGACCGCGACGCGAAGCGCCAACGTCATCGACAAACAGGTCGACACCGTGCTCGTCGGCGTCATCCTGACGCCGACCGCGGTCGCGTTCTACACGCTCGGCAAGCAGATCACCGACTTCGTGCTCGCGCCCGCCGAATCGCTCGGCTTCACGATCTCGCCGAACTTCGGCGAACAGAAGGCCTCGGACCAACTCGAGCAGGCCAGGCAGATCTACGAGACGGCGCTGACGAACACGATGATGGTGTACATCCCCGCGGCAGCCGGGCTCGTGATCGTCGCCGATCCGTTCATCCCGATGGTCATCGGCGCCGAGTACGCGGGTGCGGTGCCGGTCCTGCAGGTCCTGGCCGCGTTCATCATCCTGCAGGCGATCACGAACCTGACCAGCGACAGCTTAGATTACCTCGGGCGTGCGCGCCACCGAGCGATGGCGAAAGGGGGGACGGCCGTCGCCAACTTCCTGTTGAACCTCGTTCTCATCCCGACGATCGGCGTCGTCGGCGCGGCTATCGCGACCGTCGCGACGCATTCGGTGTACGTGGCGGTGAACCTCTACATCGTCCACTTGGAACTCGATCTCCGGCTCAAACGACTCGCCCGGTCGATCGGCGTCATCTGCGTGATCACCGGGATCATGGCCGGCGCCGTGTTGCTCGTGACGCCGCTGGTCTCGAGTCTCGCGATGTTGGCGGGCGCGATCGCGCTGGGTGCGATCACGTGGGCCGTCCTCGTCGTCGCGAGCGGACTGGTCGATCCCAACGAGGTCCGGGCGGCGATCACGTGA
- a CDS encoding RimK family alpha-L-glutamate ligase, producing MAVSDPVTVGVLSLHTSKETKAILNAVEELGHDTEWLRSENTSISVTDGSVVLEPDVDVIANRMLLSNTEQPAEELGLANTFAQLVPTLNEPSTVLTAIHKLSTATTLAANDVRTPDVTLALSGDQLNAARDRYGEEAVYKTAIGTHGGGTWKVGPNDPINAKVGNRYAFLQELIDREDVRHRDVRVYVVGGEIISAMYRYAPDNDWRTNVALGGSVEDATDDLPEEARDMARRAADAIGLDYAGVDLVEGDEGWFVLEVNPTAGFKGLYEATQVSPAPYIAKLAIERAGGEVDEDRVSDISNVLDDSRPTAQPVETSSPDTEPSVIGYTEEIVLSGTSGSKTVLAKSDTGATRTSIDTALAADIGAGPIKSITRIRSGSSKQSKSRPVVDVVVGVGGTQHTVTASVEDRSHMDYPVILGRDILGNYQVDVGRRADRDAPDTPEEEEEEAEVDEATDA from the coding sequence ATGGCTGTTTCCGATCCTGTCACTGTCGGGGTACTGAGTCTACATACGAGCAAGGAAACGAAAGCGATTCTCAACGCCGTCGAGGAGTTGGGCCACGACACCGAGTGGCTGCGGTCGGAGAACACGTCCATCAGCGTCACCGACGGCAGCGTCGTCCTCGAGCCGGACGTCGACGTCATCGCGAACCGGATGCTGCTGTCGAACACCGAACAGCCCGCCGAGGAACTCGGGCTGGCGAACACGTTCGCGCAACTGGTGCCGACGCTCAACGAGCCGTCGACGGTGTTGACGGCGATCCACAAGCTCTCGACGGCGACGACCCTCGCGGCCAACGACGTCCGAACCCCCGACGTCACCCTCGCGCTCAGCGGCGATCAGCTCAACGCGGCACGGGATCGGTACGGCGAAGAAGCGGTCTACAAGACGGCGATCGGTACCCACGGCGGCGGGACGTGGAAGGTCGGCCCCAACGATCCGATCAACGCGAAGGTCGGCAACCGCTACGCCTTCCTGCAGGAACTCATCGACCGCGAGGACGTCCGCCACCGCGACGTCCGCGTCTACGTCGTCGGCGGCGAGATCATCAGCGCGATGTACCGCTACGCGCCGGACAACGACTGGCGGACCAACGTCGCGCTCGGCGGCAGCGTCGAGGACGCGACCGACGACCTCCCCGAGGAGGCCCGCGACATGGCCCGCCGCGCGGCCGACGCCATCGGCCTCGACTACGCCGGCGTCGATCTCGTCGAGGGCGACGAGGGCTGGTTCGTCCTCGAGGTCAACCCGACGGCCGGATTCAAGGGCCTCTACGAGGCGACCCAGGTCAGTCCGGCCCCCTATATCGCGAAGTTGGCGATCGAACGCGCCGGCGGCGAGGTCGACGAGGACCGCGTCAGCGACATCTCGAACGTCCTCGACGACTCCCGACCGACGGCCCAGCCCGTCGAGACGTCGTCGCCGGACACGGAACCGAGCGTGATCGGCTACACCGAGGAGATCGTGCTCTCGGGGACCAGCGGCTCGAAGACCGTCCTCGCGAAGTCCGACACGGGCGCGACGCGGACGAGCATCGACACCGCCCTCGCCGCCGACATCGGCGCCGGGCCGATCAAGTCCATCACCCGCATCCGATCGGGCAGCAGCAAACAGTCCAAGAGCCGCCCCGTCGTCGACGTCGTCGTCGGCGTCGGCGGCACCCAGCACACCGTCACCGCCAGCGTCGAGGACCGCAGCCACATGGACTACCCCGTCATCCTCGGCCGGGACATCCTCGGGAACTACCAGGTCGACGTCGGCCGTCGCGCGGACCGGGACGCGCCGGACACGCCCGAAGAGGAGGAAGAAGAAGCGGAAGTCGACGAAGCGACGGACGCGTAA
- the katG gene encoding catalase/peroxidase HPI → MTEYERNRNHEWWPNKLNLEVLDQNAEDVGPYDDDFDYAEEFQKLDLEEVKADLKDLMTTSQDWWPADYGHYGPLFIRMAWHSAGTYRTTDGRGGASGGNQRFAPLNSWPDNVSLDKARRLLEPIKQKYGRKLSWGDLIVLAGNTALESMGMQTLGWAGGREDEFEPDEAVYWGPEDEWEAPQHDRVDEEGELDEPLGATVMGLIYVDPEGPNGNPEPLKSADRIRQAFGRMAMSDEETAALIAGGHTFGKAHGATDDDIGAEPEAAPIENQGLGWADSGTGSETTTSGIEGAWNAWPTMWDTSYLDNLLDYEWELTESPAGAKQWQPVEEEAYDTVPDAHDPSEKHAPMMMTTDVALKRDPEFREIIENFRDNPPEFLDAFARAWYKLIHRDMGPPERFLGPDVPEETFVWQDPVPDADYELIGDEEAAELKDELLETELSVSQLAKTAWAAASTYRDSDKRGGANGARIRLEPQRSWEVNEPAELETVLETLEEVQEDFNGSRSDDVRVSLADLIVLGGYAAVEQAAADAGYDVEIPFEPGRTDASQEMTDEESFEALKPKIDGFRNYFGGDYNEPPEDLLVDHADLLDLTASEMTVLVGGMRALDANYQDSDLGVFTDEPETLSNDFFVNLLSMDYEWEQASEGEEVYELIDRETGEVEWRGSRVDLLFGSNSRLRAIADVYAAEEEKFVEDFVDAWRKVMTNDRFDLE, encoded by the coding sequence ATGACTGAGTACGAGCGCAATCGCAACCACGAGTGGTGGCCGAACAAGCTGAATCTGGAGGTCCTCGACCAGAACGCCGAGGACGTCGGCCCGTACGACGACGACTTCGATTACGCCGAGGAGTTCCAGAAGCTCGACCTCGAGGAGGTGAAGGCGGACCTCAAGGACCTGATGACGACGTCCCAGGACTGGTGGCCGGCCGACTACGGCCACTACGGGCCGCTGTTCATCCGCATGGCGTGGCACAGCGCCGGCACGTACCGCACCACCGACGGTCGCGGCGGCGCCTCGGGCGGGAACCAGCGCTTCGCGCCGCTCAACAGCTGGCCCGACAACGTCAGCCTCGACAAGGCGCGCCGGCTGCTCGAGCCGATCAAGCAGAAGTACGGCCGCAAGCTCTCGTGGGGCGACCTGATCGTCCTGGCCGGGAACACGGCCCTCGAGTCGATGGGCATGCAGACGCTCGGCTGGGCCGGCGGCCGCGAGGACGAGTTCGAGCCCGACGAGGCCGTCTACTGGGGCCCCGAGGACGAGTGGGAAGCCCCGCAGCACGACCGCGTCGACGAGGAGGGCGAGCTCGACGAACCGCTCGGCGCCACCGTGATGGGGCTCATCTACGTCGACCCCGAGGGGCCGAATGGCAACCCTGAGCCGCTGAAATCGGCCGATCGGATCCGTCAGGCGTTCGGTCGGATGGCGATGAGCGACGAGGAGACGGCCGCCCTCATCGCCGGCGGACACACGTTCGGCAAGGCTCACGGCGCCACCGACGACGACATCGGCGCCGAGCCCGAAGCGGCGCCGATCGAAAACCAGGGCCTCGGCTGGGCCGATTCCGGCACGGGCTCCGAGACGACCACCAGCGGCATCGAGGGCGCCTGGAACGCCTGGCCGACGATGTGGGACACCTCCTACCTCGACAACCTGCTCGACTACGAGTGGGAGCTGACCGAGAGCCCCGCCGGCGCCAAGCAGTGGCAGCCGGTCGAGGAGGAGGCCTACGACACCGTCCCGGACGCCCACGACCCGTCCGAGAAGCACGCCCCGATGATGATGACGACGGACGTCGCGCTCAAGCGCGATCCGGAGTTCCGGGAGATCATCGAGAACTTCCGCGACAACCCACCGGAGTTCCTCGACGCCTTCGCGCGAGCCTGGTACAAACTGATCCACCGCGACATGGGCCCGCCGGAGCGGTTCCTCGGTCCCGACGTGCCCGAGGAAACCTTCGTCTGGCAGGACCCCGTCCCGGACGCCGACTACGAACTGATCGGCGACGAGGAAGCCGCGGAGCTCAAGGACGAACTCCTCGAGACGGAACTCTCCGTCTCGCAGCTGGCCAAGACCGCCTGGGCGGCGGCCTCGACCTACCGCGACAGCGACAAGCGCGGCGGCGCCAACGGCGCCCGCATCCGCCTCGAGCCCCAGCGTAGCTGGGAGGTCAACGAGCCGGCCGAACTCGAGACGGTCCTCGAGACCCTCGAGGAAGTCCAGGAGGACTTCAACGGCTCGCGCTCCGACGACGTGCGCGTCTCGCTGGCCGACCTGATCGTGCTGGGCGGCTACGCGGCCGTCGAGCAGGCCGCAGCTGACGCCGGCTACGACGTCGAGATTCCGTTCGAGCCCGGCCGCACCGACGCCTCCCAGGAGATGACCGACGAGGAGTCCTTCGAGGCGCTCAAGCCGAAGATCGACGGGTTCCGCAACTACTTCGGCGGCGACTACAACGAGCCGCCGGAGGACCTGCTGGTCGACCACGCCGACCTGCTCGACCTGACGGCCTCGGAGATGACCGTCCTGGTCGGCGGCATGCGAGCGCTGGACGCGAACTACCAGGACTCCGATCTCGGCGTCTTCACCGACGAGCCGGAGACCCTGTCCAACGACTTCTTCGTCAACCTGCTCTCGATGGACTACGAGTGGGAGCAGGCCTCCGAGGGCGAGGAAGTCTACGAACTGATCGACCGCGAGACCGGCGAGGTCGAGTGGAGGGGCTCGCGCGTCGACCTCCTCTTCGGCTCGAACTCCCGACTTCGCGCCATCGCGGACGTCTACGCGGCCGAGGAAGAGAAGTTCGTCGAGGACTTCGTCGACGCGTGGCGGAAAGTGATGACCAACGACCGCTTCGACCTCGAGTAG
- a CDS encoding DNA-3-methyladenine glycosylase family protein: MLDEAEPVIRTDPVMAELIERHDPYVEPDWNEFERLCISIINQQLSTASATAVRERVFELLRDEVTPETVLEAEDEALRAAGLSESKIEYMRNAARAFRENDYTRAGLADHSNDEVIDSLTEIKGVGEWTARMYLLFVLQREDVLPLGDLAIRRAIEELYGDGDDMSRAEMREIAEQWRPYRSAATRYLWAEYESD, translated from the coding sequence ATGTTAGACGAGGCCGAACCCGTTATCCGGACCGACCCCGTGATGGCGGAACTCATCGAGCGACACGACCCCTACGTCGAACCCGACTGGAACGAGTTCGAACGGCTCTGTATCTCCATCATCAACCAGCAGCTGTCGACCGCGAGCGCGACCGCCGTCCGCGAGCGGGTCTTCGAACTGCTCCGCGACGAGGTGACCCCCGAGACCGTCCTCGAGGCGGAGGACGAGGCCCTGCGAGCGGCCGGGCTCTCAGAGAGCAAGATCGAGTACATGCGCAACGCCGCGCGGGCCTTCCGGGAGAACGACTACACTCGAGCGGGGCTCGCCGACCACTCGAACGACGAGGTTATCGATTCGCTGACCGAGATCAAAGGCGTCGGGGAGTGGACCGCCCGCATGTACCTCCTGTTCGTGCTGCAACGCGAGGACGTGTTGCCGCTGGGCGATCTCGCGATCCGCCGCGCGATCGAGGAGCTCTACGGCGACGGCGATGACATGTCCCGCGCCGAGATGCGCGAGATCGCCGAACAGTGGCGACCGTACCGAAGCGCCGCGACGCGGTATCTGTGGGCCGAGTACGAGTCGGACTGA